From a region of the Haematobia irritans isolate KBUSLIRL chromosome 4, ASM5000362v1, whole genome shotgun sequence genome:
- the dib gene encoding cytochrome P450 302a1, mitochondrial isoform X2, translating to MIINGAEWWRLRSELQKEISAPKSVRSFLMAVDKVTKEFLRFLPKSQDMDILPHLARLNLELTCLVTFGERLYSFSPEELDEKSRSSKLIRAAETTNSNILPTDQGLGLWRHYETGPYKKLRKAQEYMESVAVDLVSSKLVFFKDEEESIEEDPDNLWSLRRNSLVEEYMKNPNLDLFDVVGMAADLLLAGIDTTSYTTAFALYHISRHSEVQRRIYEEALTVLPSKDSPLLADSLKSGIPYTRATLKEVFRLNPISVGVGRILTKNLIFSGYHVPKNTVVVTQNMVACRLEKNFQDPFTFNPDRWLGNAKGCINPYLVLPFGHGMRSCIARRLAEQNILTFLLRLIRNYEIEWKGDNEDMDVITLLINKPSQPVTIEMKERFQ from the exons aaacgGTGCAGAATGGTGGCGCTTAAGATCAGAACTGCAAAAGGAAATTAGTGCACCGAAAAGTGTTCGTAGCTTCTTAATGGCAGTGGACAAAGTTACCAAAGAGTTTCTTAGGTTTTTACCAAAATCTCAGGATATGGATATTTTACCTCATCTGGCTCGTTTGAATTTGGAAT TAACATGTTTGGTGACTTTTGGGGAACGACTGTATTCTTTCTCGCCCGAGGAACTGGATGAGAAATCACGGTCTTCCAAACTAATTAGAGCTGCAGAAACAACCAACAGTAACATTCTACCCACCGATCAAGGTCTGGGTCTGTGGCGACACTATGAAACGGGGCCCTATAAAAAGCTACGTAAAGCCCAGGAATATATGGAAAGTGTGGCCGTAGATTTAGTTTCTTCAAAATTGGTATTTTTCAAAGACGAAGAGGAATCCATAGAAGAAGACCCCGATAATCTTTGGTCTCTAAGGAGAAATTCCTTAGTGGAAGAGTATATGAAAAATCCCAATTTAGATTTATTCGATGTAGTAGGTATGGCAGCTGATCTTCTATTGGCTGGAATAGATACCACATCTTATACGACAGCCTTTGctctataccatatatcaaggcATTCGGAGGTACAAAGACGGATTTATGAAGAAGCCTTAACGGTATTGCCTTCCAAAGACTCCCCACTATTGGCTGATAGCCTAAAGTCGGGTATACCATATACAAGAGCCACTCTCAAAGAGGTGTTTCGTTTAAATCCCATTTCGGTGGGTGTAGGTCGAATATTAACCAAGAATTTGATATTTAGTGGTTATCATGTGCCAAAGaat ACCGTTGTGGTAACACAAAATATGGTTGCTTGCCGTTTGGAGAAAAACTTCCAAGATCCATTTACATTCAATCCCGACCGATGGCTCGGCAATGCCAAAGGATGCATAAACCCATATTTGGTTCTACCTTTTGGCCATGGCATGAGGTCCTGTATAGCCCGACGCCTTGCCGAGCAAAATATTCTAACGTTTCTATTAAGG CTCATACGCAATTACGAAATTGAATGGAAAGGTGACAATGAAGACATGGATGTCATCACACTATTGatcaataaacccagccaaccagTGACCATAGAAATGAAGGAACGTTTTCAATGA